A genomic segment from Vagococcus zengguangii encodes:
- a CDS encoding recombinase family protein: MTKYGYAYSATGDSLEKQVETLKKYGVEDIIVESATEGVDNVHADLYNLVENLAAGDQIVVQRLICIGKSIIQLADFLTVLEEKGASLIVVEKATELSGLSDEAYAQSIKSFAKMEKDIIRERTSRGLEFARKNGRIGGRPKISQETVEKIQFLYNNNKYTLRQIAEECQISLGTAYKYTQEQK, encoded by the coding sequence ATGACAAAATATGGTTACGCTTATTCAGCTACGGGAGATAGCTTGGAGAAGCAAGTGGAAACATTGAAAAAGTATGGGGTAGAAGACATTATCGTTGAAAGTGCTACGGAAGGTGTAGATAACGTACATGCAGATTTATATAATTTAGTTGAAAATTTAGCTGCTGGCGATCAAATTGTGGTGCAACGTCTAATTTGTATTGGCAAATCAATCATTCAATTGGCAGATTTCTTAACTGTTCTAGAAGAAAAAGGCGCTAGTTTAATCGTTGTTGAAAAAGCGACTGAATTAAGTGGACTAAGTGATGAAGCTTACGCACAATCAATTAAAAGTTTTGCAAAAATGGAAAAAGACATTATCCGTGAACGTACGTCTCGTGGGTTAGAATTTGCTCGTAAAAACGGTCGTATCGGTGGACGTCCAAAAATTTCTCAAGAAACAGTGGAAAAAATTCAATTCTTATATAATAACAACAAGTATACATTAAGACAAATCGCTGAAGAGTGCCAAATTTCTTTAGGTACTGCTTACAAGTATACGCAAGAACAAAAGTAG